The Bombus huntii isolate Logan2020A chromosome 1, iyBomHunt1.1, whole genome shotgun sequence genome contains a region encoding:
- the LOC126863805 gene encoding circadian locomoter output cycles protein kaput-like isoform X3, producing the protein MKDDVDEDDAGALSSTSVPETTISYGNPRASRNMAEKQRRDNLNTNISAMATLVPTVAESPRKMDKISILRLAAAFLRMRYTVGRGTVDFLPRELGELDLEKYIVDNLIESGGFFIVITTTGKIVYVSRQVQEHLGHTQADLLGHSLYTFIHPKDHEELTKNLTPDEMQGLVSSSTPHITDGVNDNSNSSEDSTTPKNDRKQFREQRRGFELRMLHHTASRREHTRYEWFEISGMLRLADACKNSDSNPNRTKHREITSTSNDIVFVGVARLLMRRPITKISIIDANKDEYITRHLVDGRIIYCDHRISVVAGYLSEEVSGMSAFGFMHMDDRIWAMVALRQMYDRAETCGSSCYRLTSKTGESIYLRTHGYLEVDKDSQIAVSFVCINTLVSEEEGVKLMNQMKKRFSATISETMRAMIQNGDDASIDLGSDSQHSRSSVEDPSQLEDAITYLVSDLSSPLPEDRLTASPMPNEQYVKAAMISQHLPPAAAQARKLGIKKINHYLMVQGKGSRNQKQESKANNNKHDSKERQDKSKSPEEKITLREVTKQHNLHDNSQDNQSSPQMNSIITTNESTAETYISTQRDSGMSHLEASQNVNILSPTAAAVKVSTNVSNSHNLCKIKVERNMDTSTVDSYISTQRDSGMSHFEVSQNVDILSPTAAIKNPKNVSSSHNLCKIKVEHNIDAYTHQQKPVMDYVENNVDNNITSDSKNLPLKRIYSDEDTNTSCSKKRHSNVPYASSDSSDDQQNVSCKSFIDQEFSEHSSDFNQYSNINPQSINVAESPNSILNDVVIDYEQQVDSSVPFISPHLDDEFNRLQDLKDDPLLNPGLGANPDIIMKIIDDLRYVPILENPFNETQVQQLPDNNIINKEIKRKHLQLMNSIALQESELNNIERDLKNPVLRAKRESLTPQMGSIQAEHNKQKQILETLQQDHMQINIKHNIGV; encoded by the exons CAATCCAAGAGCGTCACGGAACATGGCAGAGAAACAAAGACGCGACAATCTTAATACGAATATCTCTGCGATGGCGACACTTGTTCCTACCGTCGCCGAGAGTCCAAGGAAAATGGACAAGATATCCATCCTGAGGTTGGCAGCAGCCTTCCTCAGAATGCGATACA CGGTCGGTCGTGGTACAGTTGACTTCCTCCCTCGAGAGCTTGGCGAGCTGGACCTGGAAAAATATATCGTCGAC AACTTGATCGAAAGCGGGGGGTTCTTCATAGTCATCACGACAACCGGGAAGATAGTTTACGTCAGCCGGCAGGTTCAGGAACACCTTGGCCATACCCAg GCAGATCTTTTAGGACATTCGCTGTACACCTTCATCCATCCCAAGGATCACGAGGAATTAACGAAAAACCTCACCCCGGATGAGATGCAGGGATTGGTGTCTTCGTCTACGCCGCATATCACCGATGGAGTGAACGATAATTCCAATTCGTCGGAAGATTCGACAACACCGAAGAACGATAGAAAACAATTCAGAGAGCAGAGACGTGGCTTTGAACTTAGAATGCTGCATCATACTGCATCGAGGCGCGAGCACACGCGATACGAATGGTTCGAGATCTCAGGAATGCTCAGGCTGGCGGATGCTTGCAAAAATTCCGATTCGAACCCCAATCGAACGAAACATCGAG AAATCACATCAACCAGCAACGATATCGTTTTTGTGGGTGTAGCGAGATTGTTGATGAGGCGGCCCATTACCAAAATATCGATCATAGACGCGAATAAGGACGAGTATATCACTCGACATTTGGTGGACGGCCGGATCATTTACTGCGATCACAGGATATCGGTAGTGGCTGGTTACTTATCAGAGGAGGTGTCGGGTATGAGCGCCTTCGGTTTCATGCACATGGACGATCGTATCTGGGCGATGGTTGCACTACGTCAAA tgTACGATCGCGCGGAGACTTGCGGATCATCCTGCTATAGACTAACTTCGAAAACGGGCGAATCCATTTATTTACGCACTCATGGATATCTAGAAGTAGATAAGGATTCGCAAATCGCAGTGTCTTTCGTATGCATAAACACATTAGTATC GGAGGAAGAGGGTGTCAAGCTAATGAATCAAATGAAGAAGAGATTTTCTGCTACGATCTCTGAGACTATGAGAGCAATGATTCAGAATGGTGACGATGCATCGATCGACTTG GGTTCAGATTCGCAACACTCGAGAAGTAGTGTGGAGGATCCCTCGCAACTAGAGGATGCAATTACGTATCTAGTTAGCGATTTATCGTCGCCTCTTCCGGAGGATCGCCTCACAGCATCGCCTATGCCAAACGAACAATACGTAAAGGCTGCAATGATTTCGCAACATTTACCGCCAGCTGCTGCTCAAGCTCGGAAACTGGGCATTAAAAAGATCAATCATTATTTGATGGTACAAGGCAAAGGAAGTCGGAATCAAAAACAAGAGTCAAaagcaaataataataaacacgATTCCAAAGAGAGGCAAGACAAATCAAAGTCACCTGAAGAAAAAATAACGCTACGTGAAGTAACAAAACAGCACAATCTTCATGATAATTCACAAGACAACCAGAGTTCACCACAAATGAACAGCATAATCACCACAAATGAGTCGACTGCAGAAACATATATAAGTACCCAACGAGATTCTGGAATGTCTCATCTTGAGGCCTCTCAGAATGTGAATATTTTGAGTCCTACTGCTGCAGCTGTCAAAGTCTCCACAAATGTTTCAAATTCGCATAATCTATGTAAAATTAAAGTTGAACGTAACATGGATACATCAACCGTGGATTCATACATAAGTACTCAACGAGATTCTGGGATGTCTCATTTTGAGGTCTCTCAGAATGTGGATATTTTGAGTCCTACTGCAGCTATCAAGAACCCCAAAAATGTTTCAAGTTCGCATAATCTATGTAAAATTAAAGTTGAACATAACATAGATGCTTATACGCATCAACAGAAGCCTGTGATGGATTATGTTGAAAATAATGTCGATAACAATATTACATCTGACTCGAAGAATCTTCCACTGAAGAGGATATATAGCGACGAAGATACTAATACAAGTTGTAGTAAAAAAAGACACAGTAACGTCCCTTACGCGTCATCTGACTCAAGCGACGATCAACAGAACGTTTCATGCAAGTCTTTTATTGACCAGGAATTTTCAGAACATTCATCGGACTTCAATCAGTACAGCAATATAAATCCTCAGTCGATAAATGTTGCGGAATCTCCGAATTCAATTTTAAACGACGTCGTTATCGATTATGAACAACAGGTGGATTCTAGCGTACCGTTTATATCCCCACATTTGGATGACGAATTTAACCGCCTTCAGGATCTGAAGGACGATCCGTTGCTGAATCCAGGCCTGGGCGCAAATCCAG atattataatgaaaataattgatGATTTAAGATATGTACCGATTCTTGAAa atCCCTTCAATGAAACGCAAGTACAACAACTACCTGATAACAAT atTATCAATAAAGagataaaaaggaaacatCTCCAACTCATGAATAGCATAGCATTACAAGAATCGGAGCTCAATAATATAGAAAGAGACCTGAAAAATCCAGTTTTACGAGCAAAAAGGGAAAGTTTAACACCACAAATGGGATCCATACAG gCAGAACATAATAAGCAGAAACAAATTCTTGAAACACTACAACAAGATCATATGCAAATAAACATAAAACACAATATTGGTGTATAA
- the LOC126863805 gene encoding circadian locomoter output cycles protein kaput-like isoform X1 — protein MATLWREQQEQVYLHPQQHQTLHPGIMAEQTHHHHHRSTAITNITTMDLPVPSNPRASRNMAEKQRRDNLNTNISAMATLVPTVAESPRKMDKISILRLAAAFLRMRYTVGRGTVDFLPRELGELDLEKYIVDNLIESGGFFIVITTTGKIVYVSRQVQEHLGHTQADLLGHSLYTFIHPKDHEELTKNLTPDEMQGLVSSSTPHITDGVNDNSNSSEDSTTPKNDRKQFREQRRGFELRMLHHTASRREHTRYEWFEISGMLRLADACKNSDSNPNRTKHREITSTSNDIVFVGVARLLMRRPITKISIIDANKDEYITRHLVDGRIIYCDHRISVVAGYLSEEVSGMSAFGFMHMDDRIWAMVALRQMYDRAETCGSSCYRLTSKTGESIYLRTHGYLEVDKDSQIAVSFVCINTLVSEEEGVKLMNQMKKRFSATISETMRAMIQNGDDASIDLGSDSQHSRSSVEDPSQLEDAITYLVSDLSSPLPEDRLTASPMPNEQYVKAAMISQHLPPAAAQARKLGIKKINHYLMVQGKGSRNQKQESKANNNKHDSKERQDKSKSPEEKITLREVTKQHNLHDNSQDNQSSPQMNSIITTNESTAETYISTQRDSGMSHLEASQNVNILSPTAAAVKVSTNVSNSHNLCKIKVERNMDTSTVDSYISTQRDSGMSHFEVSQNVDILSPTAAIKNPKNVSSSHNLCKIKVEHNIDAYTHQQKPVMDYVENNVDNNITSDSKNLPLKRIYSDEDTNTSCSKKRHSNVPYASSDSSDDQQNVSCKSFIDQEFSEHSSDFNQYSNINPQSINVAESPNSILNDVVIDYEQQVDSSVPFISPHLDDEFNRLQDLKDDPLLNPGLGANPDIIMKIIDDLRYVPILENPFNETQVQQLPDNNIINKEIKRKHLQLMNSIALQESELNNIERDLKNPVLRAKRESLTPQMGSIQAEHNKQKQILETLQQDHMQINIKHNIGV, from the exons CAATCCAAGAGCGTCACGGAACATGGCAGAGAAACAAAGACGCGACAATCTTAATACGAATATCTCTGCGATGGCGACACTTGTTCCTACCGTCGCCGAGAGTCCAAGGAAAATGGACAAGATATCCATCCTGAGGTTGGCAGCAGCCTTCCTCAGAATGCGATACA CGGTCGGTCGTGGTACAGTTGACTTCCTCCCTCGAGAGCTTGGCGAGCTGGACCTGGAAAAATATATCGTCGAC AACTTGATCGAAAGCGGGGGGTTCTTCATAGTCATCACGACAACCGGGAAGATAGTTTACGTCAGCCGGCAGGTTCAGGAACACCTTGGCCATACCCAg GCAGATCTTTTAGGACATTCGCTGTACACCTTCATCCATCCCAAGGATCACGAGGAATTAACGAAAAACCTCACCCCGGATGAGATGCAGGGATTGGTGTCTTCGTCTACGCCGCATATCACCGATGGAGTGAACGATAATTCCAATTCGTCGGAAGATTCGACAACACCGAAGAACGATAGAAAACAATTCAGAGAGCAGAGACGTGGCTTTGAACTTAGAATGCTGCATCATACTGCATCGAGGCGCGAGCACACGCGATACGAATGGTTCGAGATCTCAGGAATGCTCAGGCTGGCGGATGCTTGCAAAAATTCCGATTCGAACCCCAATCGAACGAAACATCGAG AAATCACATCAACCAGCAACGATATCGTTTTTGTGGGTGTAGCGAGATTGTTGATGAGGCGGCCCATTACCAAAATATCGATCATAGACGCGAATAAGGACGAGTATATCACTCGACATTTGGTGGACGGCCGGATCATTTACTGCGATCACAGGATATCGGTAGTGGCTGGTTACTTATCAGAGGAGGTGTCGGGTATGAGCGCCTTCGGTTTCATGCACATGGACGATCGTATCTGGGCGATGGTTGCACTACGTCAAA tgTACGATCGCGCGGAGACTTGCGGATCATCCTGCTATAGACTAACTTCGAAAACGGGCGAATCCATTTATTTACGCACTCATGGATATCTAGAAGTAGATAAGGATTCGCAAATCGCAGTGTCTTTCGTATGCATAAACACATTAGTATC GGAGGAAGAGGGTGTCAAGCTAATGAATCAAATGAAGAAGAGATTTTCTGCTACGATCTCTGAGACTATGAGAGCAATGATTCAGAATGGTGACGATGCATCGATCGACTTG GGTTCAGATTCGCAACACTCGAGAAGTAGTGTGGAGGATCCCTCGCAACTAGAGGATGCAATTACGTATCTAGTTAGCGATTTATCGTCGCCTCTTCCGGAGGATCGCCTCACAGCATCGCCTATGCCAAACGAACAATACGTAAAGGCTGCAATGATTTCGCAACATTTACCGCCAGCTGCTGCTCAAGCTCGGAAACTGGGCATTAAAAAGATCAATCATTATTTGATGGTACAAGGCAAAGGAAGTCGGAATCAAAAACAAGAGTCAAaagcaaataataataaacacgATTCCAAAGAGAGGCAAGACAAATCAAAGTCACCTGAAGAAAAAATAACGCTACGTGAAGTAACAAAACAGCACAATCTTCATGATAATTCACAAGACAACCAGAGTTCACCACAAATGAACAGCATAATCACCACAAATGAGTCGACTGCAGAAACATATATAAGTACCCAACGAGATTCTGGAATGTCTCATCTTGAGGCCTCTCAGAATGTGAATATTTTGAGTCCTACTGCTGCAGCTGTCAAAGTCTCCACAAATGTTTCAAATTCGCATAATCTATGTAAAATTAAAGTTGAACGTAACATGGATACATCAACCGTGGATTCATACATAAGTACTCAACGAGATTCTGGGATGTCTCATTTTGAGGTCTCTCAGAATGTGGATATTTTGAGTCCTACTGCAGCTATCAAGAACCCCAAAAATGTTTCAAGTTCGCATAATCTATGTAAAATTAAAGTTGAACATAACATAGATGCTTATACGCATCAACAGAAGCCTGTGATGGATTATGTTGAAAATAATGTCGATAACAATATTACATCTGACTCGAAGAATCTTCCACTGAAGAGGATATATAGCGACGAAGATACTAATACAAGTTGTAGTAAAAAAAGACACAGTAACGTCCCTTACGCGTCATCTGACTCAAGCGACGATCAACAGAACGTTTCATGCAAGTCTTTTATTGACCAGGAATTTTCAGAACATTCATCGGACTTCAATCAGTACAGCAATATAAATCCTCAGTCGATAAATGTTGCGGAATCTCCGAATTCAATTTTAAACGACGTCGTTATCGATTATGAACAACAGGTGGATTCTAGCGTACCGTTTATATCCCCACATTTGGATGACGAATTTAACCGCCTTCAGGATCTGAAGGACGATCCGTTGCTGAATCCAGGCCTGGGCGCAAATCCAG atattataatgaaaataattgatGATTTAAGATATGTACCGATTCTTGAAa atCCCTTCAATGAAACGCAAGTACAACAACTACCTGATAACAAT atTATCAATAAAGagataaaaaggaaacatCTCCAACTCATGAATAGCATAGCATTACAAGAATCGGAGCTCAATAATATAGAAAGAGACCTGAAAAATCCAGTTTTACGAGCAAAAAGGGAAAGTTTAACACCACAAATGGGATCCATACAG gCAGAACATAATAAGCAGAAACAAATTCTTGAAACACTACAACAAGATCATATGCAAATAAACATAAAACACAATATTGGTGTATAA
- the LOC126863805 gene encoding circadian locomoter output cycles protein kaput-like isoform X2, whose translation MATLWREQQEQVYLHPQQHQTLHPGIMAEQTHHHHHRSTAITNITTMDLPVPSNPRASRNMAEKQRRDNLNTNISAMATLVPTVAESPRKMDKISILRLAAAFLRMRYTVGRGTVDFLPRELGELDLEKYIVDNLIESGGFFIVITTTGKIVYVSRQVQEHLGHTQADLLGHSLYTFIHPKDHEELTKNLTPDEMQGLVSSSTPHITDGVNDNSNSSEDSTTPKNDRKQFREQRRGFELRMLHHTASRREHTRYEWFEISGMLRLADACKNSDSNPNRTKHREITSTSNDIVFVGVARLLMRRPITKISIIDANKDEYITRHLVDGRIIYCDHRISVVAGYLSEEVSGMSAFGFMHMDDRIWAMVALRQMYDRAETCGSSCYRLTSKTGESIYLRTHGYLEVDKDSQIAVSFVCINTLVSEEEGVKLMNQMKKRFSATISETMRAMIQNGDDASIDLGSDSQHSRSSVEDPSQLEDAITYLVSDLSSPLPEDRLTASPMPNEQYVKAAMISQHLPPAAAQARKLGIKKINHYLMVQGKGSRNQKQESKANNNKHDSKERQDKSKSPEEKITLREVTKQHNLHDNSQDNQSSPQMNSIITTNESTAETYISTQRDSGMSHLEASQNVNILSPTAAAVKVSTNVSNSHNLCKIKVERNMDTSTVDSYISTQRDSGMSHFENPKNVSSSHNLCKIKVEHNIDAYTHQQKPVMDYVENNVDNNITSDSKNLPLKRIYSDEDTNTSCSKKRHSNVPYASSDSSDDQQNVSCKSFIDQEFSEHSSDFNQYSNINPQSINVAESPNSILNDVVIDYEQQVDSSVPFISPHLDDEFNRLQDLKDDPLLNPGLGANPDIIMKIIDDLRYVPILENPFNETQVQQLPDNNIINKEIKRKHLQLMNSIALQESELNNIERDLKNPVLRAKRESLTPQMGSIQAEHNKQKQILETLQQDHMQINIKHNIGV comes from the exons CAATCCAAGAGCGTCACGGAACATGGCAGAGAAACAAAGACGCGACAATCTTAATACGAATATCTCTGCGATGGCGACACTTGTTCCTACCGTCGCCGAGAGTCCAAGGAAAATGGACAAGATATCCATCCTGAGGTTGGCAGCAGCCTTCCTCAGAATGCGATACA CGGTCGGTCGTGGTACAGTTGACTTCCTCCCTCGAGAGCTTGGCGAGCTGGACCTGGAAAAATATATCGTCGAC AACTTGATCGAAAGCGGGGGGTTCTTCATAGTCATCACGACAACCGGGAAGATAGTTTACGTCAGCCGGCAGGTTCAGGAACACCTTGGCCATACCCAg GCAGATCTTTTAGGACATTCGCTGTACACCTTCATCCATCCCAAGGATCACGAGGAATTAACGAAAAACCTCACCCCGGATGAGATGCAGGGATTGGTGTCTTCGTCTACGCCGCATATCACCGATGGAGTGAACGATAATTCCAATTCGTCGGAAGATTCGACAACACCGAAGAACGATAGAAAACAATTCAGAGAGCAGAGACGTGGCTTTGAACTTAGAATGCTGCATCATACTGCATCGAGGCGCGAGCACACGCGATACGAATGGTTCGAGATCTCAGGAATGCTCAGGCTGGCGGATGCTTGCAAAAATTCCGATTCGAACCCCAATCGAACGAAACATCGAG AAATCACATCAACCAGCAACGATATCGTTTTTGTGGGTGTAGCGAGATTGTTGATGAGGCGGCCCATTACCAAAATATCGATCATAGACGCGAATAAGGACGAGTATATCACTCGACATTTGGTGGACGGCCGGATCATTTACTGCGATCACAGGATATCGGTAGTGGCTGGTTACTTATCAGAGGAGGTGTCGGGTATGAGCGCCTTCGGTTTCATGCACATGGACGATCGTATCTGGGCGATGGTTGCACTACGTCAAA tgTACGATCGCGCGGAGACTTGCGGATCATCCTGCTATAGACTAACTTCGAAAACGGGCGAATCCATTTATTTACGCACTCATGGATATCTAGAAGTAGATAAGGATTCGCAAATCGCAGTGTCTTTCGTATGCATAAACACATTAGTATC GGAGGAAGAGGGTGTCAAGCTAATGAATCAAATGAAGAAGAGATTTTCTGCTACGATCTCTGAGACTATGAGAGCAATGATTCAGAATGGTGACGATGCATCGATCGACTTG GGTTCAGATTCGCAACACTCGAGAAGTAGTGTGGAGGATCCCTCGCAACTAGAGGATGCAATTACGTATCTAGTTAGCGATTTATCGTCGCCTCTTCCGGAGGATCGCCTCACAGCATCGCCTATGCCAAACGAACAATACGTAAAGGCTGCAATGATTTCGCAACATTTACCGCCAGCTGCTGCTCAAGCTCGGAAACTGGGCATTAAAAAGATCAATCATTATTTGATGGTACAAGGCAAAGGAAGTCGGAATCAAAAACAAGAGTCAAaagcaaataataataaacacgATTCCAAAGAGAGGCAAGACAAATCAAAGTCACCTGAAGAAAAAATAACGCTACGTGAAGTAACAAAACAGCACAATCTTCATGATAATTCACAAGACAACCAGAGTTCACCACAAATGAACAGCATAATCACCACAAATGAGTCGACTGCAGAAACATATATAAGTACCCAACGAGATTCTGGAATGTCTCATCTTGAGGCCTCTCAGAATGTGAATATTTTGAGTCCTACTGCTGCAGCTGTCAAAGTCTCCACAAATGTTTCAAATTCGCATAATCTATGTAAAATTAAAGTTGAACGTAACATGGATACATCAACCGTGGATTCATACATAAGTACTCAACGAGATTCTGGGATGTCTCATTTTGAG AACCCCAAAAATGTTTCAAGTTCGCATAATCTATGTAAAATTAAAGTTGAACATAACATAGATGCTTATACGCATCAACAGAAGCCTGTGATGGATTATGTTGAAAATAATGTCGATAACAATATTACATCTGACTCGAAGAATCTTCCACTGAAGAGGATATATAGCGACGAAGATACTAATACAAGTTGTAGTAAAAAAAGACACAGTAACGTCCCTTACGCGTCATCTGACTCAAGCGACGATCAACAGAACGTTTCATGCAAGTCTTTTATTGACCAGGAATTTTCAGAACATTCATCGGACTTCAATCAGTACAGCAATATAAATCCTCAGTCGATAAATGTTGCGGAATCTCCGAATTCAATTTTAAACGACGTCGTTATCGATTATGAACAACAGGTGGATTCTAGCGTACCGTTTATATCCCCACATTTGGATGACGAATTTAACCGCCTTCAGGATCTGAAGGACGATCCGTTGCTGAATCCAGGCCTGGGCGCAAATCCAG atattataatgaaaataattgatGATTTAAGATATGTACCGATTCTTGAAa atCCCTTCAATGAAACGCAAGTACAACAACTACCTGATAACAAT atTATCAATAAAGagataaaaaggaaacatCTCCAACTCATGAATAGCATAGCATTACAAGAATCGGAGCTCAATAATATAGAAAGAGACCTGAAAAATCCAGTTTTACGAGCAAAAAGGGAAAGTTTAACACCACAAATGGGATCCATACAG gCAGAACATAATAAGCAGAAACAAATTCTTGAAACACTACAACAAGATCATATGCAAATAAACATAAAACACAATATTGGTGTATAA